Proteins encoded by one window of Pseudonocardia sp. HH130629-09:
- a CDS encoding leucyl aminopeptidase — translation MDVPTLPQTAAHSGAETEAVVDAVVVGLYAPAADAADGTGPALAAGADGVDTAFSGELLELLTTVGATGKAEQVVSLPTRGALSAPRLVAVGLGRPAEGPKASEAVRRGAGAAARALAGTGSALSTLSAVDAEAAVVGAVLGGYRFDRHRTSTDAAAAPVGSWSFTGTDDRSVQRATLVAEAVVTARDLVNTAPNVLVPETFAAHAVALGERAGLVTEVLDDAQLRENGYGGITGVGKGSANPPRLVRLTWNGGAAPSKRVALVGKGITFDTGGISLKPNAGMADMTSDMGGAAAVVATVVLAAKLELPVTVTATVPMAENMPSSTAYKPGDVLTMFGGTTVEVLNTDAEGRLILADAIVRAAQDDPDYLVETSTLTGAQLVALGMRTAGVMGSDELRDRVAAHGTATGEDAWAMPLPEYLRSELDSRVADISNVSGQRFAGMLLAGVFLKEFVPAGLPWAHIDIAGPSFNTGGPRGYTTKGGTGVPVRTLLAFLEDVAANG, via the coding sequence ATCGACGTCCCGACCCTCCCCCAGACCGCCGCGCACAGCGGTGCCGAGACGGAGGCGGTAGTCGACGCCGTCGTGGTCGGTCTGTACGCCCCCGCGGCCGACGCCGCCGACGGCACCGGCCCGGCCCTGGCCGCGGGCGCCGACGGCGTCGACACCGCGTTCTCCGGGGAGCTGCTGGAGCTGCTCACCACCGTCGGCGCGACCGGCAAGGCCGAACAGGTCGTCTCGCTGCCGACCCGCGGAGCGCTGTCCGCGCCACGGCTGGTCGCGGTCGGTCTGGGCCGCCCGGCCGAGGGACCGAAGGCGTCCGAGGCGGTCCGGCGCGGCGCCGGTGCCGCCGCCCGCGCGCTGGCCGGGACCGGCTCGGCGCTGAGCACGCTGTCGGCGGTCGACGCCGAGGCCGCGGTCGTCGGCGCCGTCCTGGGCGGCTACCGCTTCGACCGGCACCGGACCTCGACCGACGCCGCGGCCGCCCCGGTCGGCAGCTGGTCGTTCACCGGCACCGACGACCGGTCCGTGCAGCGGGCGACGCTGGTCGCCGAGGCCGTCGTCACCGCGCGGGACCTGGTCAACACCGCGCCGAACGTGCTGGTCCCGGAGACCTTCGCGGCGCACGCGGTCGCCCTCGGCGAGCGTGCCGGCCTGGTCACCGAGGTCCTCGACGACGCGCAGCTGCGGGAGAACGGCTACGGCGGCATCACCGGCGTCGGGAAGGGGTCGGCGAACCCACCGCGGCTGGTCCGCCTGACCTGGAACGGCGGCGCCGCCCCGTCGAAGCGGGTCGCGCTCGTCGGCAAGGGCATCACCTTCGACACCGGCGGCATCTCGCTCAAGCCCAACGCCGGCATGGCCGACATGACCTCGGACATGGGCGGGGCGGCCGCGGTCGTCGCGACCGTCGTGCTGGCCGCGAAGCTGGAGCTGCCGGTCACCGTGACCGCGACCGTGCCGATGGCGGAGAACATGCCGTCGTCGACGGCGTACAAGCCCGGCGACGTGCTGACCATGTTCGGCGGCACCACCGTCGAGGTGCTCAACACCGACGCCGAGGGACGGCTGATCCTCGCCGACGCGATCGTCCGCGCCGCCCAGGACGACCCCGACTACCTGGTGGAGACCTCGACGCTGACCGGCGCGCAGCTCGTCGCGCTCGGCATGCGCACCGCCGGGGTGATGGGCTCCGACGAGCTGCGCGACCGGGTCGCCGCGCACGGCACCGCCACCGGCGAGGACGCCTGGGCGATGCCGCTGCCGGAGTACCTGCGCAGCGAGCTCGACTCGCGGGTGGCCGACATCAGCAACGTCAGCGGGCAGCGGTTCGCCGGGATGCTCCTGGCCGGGGTGTTCCTCAAGGAGTTCGTGCCCGCCGGGCTCCCGTGGGCGCACATCGACATCGCCGGGCCGTCGTTCAACACCGGCGGGCCACGCGGCTACACGACCAAGGGCGGCACCGGTGTCCCGGTGCGCACCCTGCTGGCGTTCCTGGAGGACGTGGCCGCGAACGGCTGA
- the gcvT gene encoding glycine cleavage system aminomethyltransferase GcvT, with product MTDELLPSPLHDRHVALAATLGEFGGWSMPISYPGGTVAEHTSVRETAGLFDVSHLGTVPVTGPGAAAHLNACLTNDLGRIGPGRAQYTLACDARGGVEDDMIVYLAADDDLLLVPNAANSTRIVSALAADAPPGVVITDRHRELAVLAVQGPRSREALVAALGAAGDAVAGLDYMAFTDIEGGLGDGGVRICRTGYTGELGYEVVLAAGAAPAMWDALLDAVRAVGGGPCGLAARDTLRTEMGYPLHGHELSTEISPVQAGSGWAVGWDKPAFWGRDALLAERAAGPARRLRALRATGRGVPRAGMAVLDGEGGDPVGVVTSGTFSPTLRTGIALALVDTAPQVAVGDTLVIDVRGRALPVEVVKPPLVPSHVR from the coding sequence GTGACCGACGAGCTCCTGCCCAGCCCACTGCACGACCGGCACGTCGCCCTCGCCGCCACCCTCGGCGAGTTCGGGGGATGGTCGATGCCGATCTCCTACCCGGGCGGCACCGTCGCCGAGCACACCTCGGTCCGGGAGACGGCGGGGCTGTTCGACGTCAGCCACCTCGGGACCGTCCCGGTCACCGGCCCGGGGGCGGCCGCGCACCTGAACGCCTGCCTGACCAACGACCTCGGCCGCATCGGCCCGGGCCGGGCCCAGTACACCCTGGCCTGCGACGCCCGCGGCGGCGTCGAGGACGACATGATCGTGTACCTGGCGGCCGACGACGACCTGCTGCTCGTCCCGAACGCCGCGAACTCCACCCGGATCGTCTCCGCGCTCGCCGCCGACGCCCCGCCCGGGGTCGTGATCACCGACCGGCACCGCGAGCTCGCGGTGCTCGCGGTGCAGGGCCCCCGGTCCCGCGAGGCGCTGGTCGCGGCCCTCGGTGCCGCGGGGGACGCCGTCGCCGGGCTGGACTACATGGCCTTCACCGACATCGAGGGCGGCCTGGGCGACGGCGGCGTGCGGATCTGCCGAACCGGCTACACCGGCGAGCTCGGCTACGAGGTCGTCCTCGCCGCCGGGGCCGCCCCCGCGATGTGGGACGCCCTGCTCGACGCCGTCCGCGCGGTCGGCGGCGGGCCCTGCGGGCTCGCCGCGCGGGACACCCTGCGCACCGAGATGGGCTACCCGCTGCACGGCCACGAGCTGTCCACCGAGATCAGCCCGGTGCAGGCCGGGAGCGGCTGGGCGGTCGGCTGGGACAAGCCCGCGTTCTGGGGCCGCGACGCGCTGCTGGCCGAGCGCGCGGCGGGCCCGGCGCGGCGGCTGCGTGCGCTGCGGGCGACCGGGCGCGGTGTCCCGCGGGCGGGCATGGCCGTCCTGGACGGCGAGGGCGGCGACCCGGTCGGCGTCGTCACCTCCGGGACGTTCTCGCCGACGTTGCGCACCGGCATCGCGCTGGCCCTGGTCGACACCGCACCGCAGGTGGCCGTCGGGGACACGCTCGTGATCGACGTCCGGGGCCGTGCGCTGCCGGTGGAGGTCGTGAAGCCGCCCCTGGTGCCCTCCCACGTGCGGTGA
- a CDS encoding branched-chain amino acid aminotransferase, protein MSAPKFSVTRNPAPASPQRRADVLAAPGFGRYMTDHMVTIRWTAGTGWHDPAVVPYGPLTLDPSSMVLHYGQEIFEGLKAYRQPDGSIASFRPDANAARFAGSARRLAMAELPEELFLASLSELLAVDSEWVPEAGGEDSLYLRPFMIATEIGLGVRPSSEYLYAVIASPAGPYFAGGVQPMDVWLETEYTRAALGGTGTAKCGGNYAASLLPQSVGAQHGCAQVAYLDAEERQWIDEMGSNNLFFVFRGDDGSVEIATPDLRGSVLAGITRDSLITVAEDLGMSVVERRISGQEWLGGAASGVLTEAFGCGTAAVITPIGTVKHSGGEVTIGNGEPGPVTLQLRDALTAIQRGAAPDPHGWMHTLVPASASV, encoded by the coding sequence ATGAGCGCGCCGAAGTTCTCCGTGACCCGCAACCCCGCCCCGGCGTCCCCCCAGCGGCGCGCCGACGTACTGGCCGCCCCTGGTTTCGGCCGGTACATGACCGACCACATGGTGACGATCCGGTGGACCGCCGGGACCGGCTGGCACGACCCGGCGGTCGTGCCCTACGGCCCGCTGACGCTGGACCCGTCGTCGATGGTCCTGCACTACGGGCAGGAGATCTTCGAGGGGCTCAAGGCCTACCGCCAGCCCGACGGCTCGATCGCCTCGTTCCGCCCCGACGCCAACGCCGCCCGGTTCGCCGGCTCCGCGCGCCGGCTCGCGATGGCAGAGCTCCCCGAGGAGCTGTTCCTCGCCTCACTGTCCGAGCTGCTCGCCGTGGACTCCGAGTGGGTGCCCGAGGCGGGCGGGGAGGACTCGCTCTACCTGCGGCCCTTCATGATCGCGACCGAGATCGGGCTGGGGGTGCGGCCGTCGTCGGAGTACCTCTACGCGGTCATCGCCTCGCCCGCCGGGCCGTACTTCGCCGGTGGGGTCCAGCCGATGGACGTGTGGCTGGAGACCGAGTACACCCGCGCGGCCCTCGGCGGCACCGGCACCGCCAAGTGCGGCGGGAACTACGCGGCGTCGCTGCTGCCGCAGTCGGTCGGCGCCCAGCACGGCTGCGCCCAGGTCGCCTACCTCGACGCCGAGGAGCGCCAGTGGATCGACGAAATGGGCTCGAACAACCTGTTCTTCGTCTTCCGCGGCGACGACGGCTCGGTCGAGATCGCGACGCCGGACCTGCGCGGCTCGGTGCTCGCCGGCATCACCCGGGACTCGCTGATCACCGTGGCGGAGGACCTCGGGATGTCCGTGGTCGAGCGCCGCATCTCCGGCCAGGAGTGGCTCGGTGGTGCCGCGAGCGGCGTGCTGACCGAGGCGTTCGGCTGTGGCACCGCCGCGGTGATCACTCCGATCGGGACGGTCAAGCACAGCGGCGGCGAGGTGACCATCGGCAACGGTGAGCCCGGCCCGGTCACCCTGCAGCTGCGTGACGCGCTGACCGCGATCCAGCGCGGTGCGGCCCCGGACCCGCACGGCTGGATGCACACGCTGGTGCCGGCCTCCGCGTCGGTCTGA
- a CDS encoding adenosylcobinamide-GDP ribazoletransferase codes for MSGPRPGPLAGLALAVSWLTVVPARVRTADDGALPDGVAAAALRWAPLVGAGLGVAGGALLTGLVTAGVSPLVAGLLTVGAGALATRGMHVDGIADTADGLGSYGPPERALRIMADGGAGPFAVVTLLVVLGARAAALAQLVAAPPVVVLVVCALAAATGRAGFCWVARRGTPAARPGGLGATVAGSQPVWVAPLWWAGLASAATVTLAATGPAGTVVTTAAVLGAVLLAALLVVVLAHHTRRRFGGMSGDVLGAACEVGGTAVLVVLAAAVPG; via the coding sequence GTGAGCGGACCCCGGCCGGGTCCCCTCGCCGGACTCGCGCTGGCGGTGAGCTGGCTGACCGTCGTGCCGGCCCGGGTACGCACCGCCGACGACGGCGCGCTGCCCGACGGCGTCGCCGCGGCCGCTCTGCGCTGGGCGCCGCTGGTCGGTGCCGGGCTCGGCGTCGCGGGCGGGGCGCTGCTCACCGGTCTGGTCACGGCCGGGGTGTCCCCGCTGGTCGCAGGCCTGCTCACGGTCGGGGCGGGTGCCCTGGCGACGCGCGGGATGCACGTCGACGGCATCGCCGACACCGCTGACGGTCTGGGCAGCTACGGCCCGCCGGAGCGGGCGCTGCGGATCATGGCCGACGGCGGGGCGGGACCGTTCGCCGTCGTCACGCTGCTGGTGGTGCTGGGCGCCCGCGCCGCGGCACTCGCCCAGCTGGTGGCCGCGCCACCGGTCGTCGTGCTGGTGGTCTGTGCGCTGGCCGCGGCGACCGGGCGCGCCGGGTTCTGCTGGGTCGCGCGCCGCGGCACGCCCGCCGCGCGCCCGGGTGGTCTCGGTGCGACGGTCGCCGGGTCACAGCCGGTGTGGGTCGCGCCGCTGTGGTGGGCCGGGCTGGCCTCGGCCGCCACCGTGACGCTGGCCGCGACGGGACCGGCGGGCACCGTCGTGACGACGGCGGCCGTGCTGGGGGCGGTCCTGCTCGCGGCGCTGCTGGTGGTGGTGCTGGCCCACCACACCCGGCGCCGGTTCGGCGGGATGAGCGGCGACGTGCTGGGCGCGGCCTGCGAGGTGGGCGGCACCGCCGTCCTCGTCGTGCTGGCGGCCGCGGTCCCGGGCTGA
- a CDS encoding Lrp/AsnC family transcriptional regulator, with protein sequence MRCAPSAAVAVAVAEALARRPDTSWVMLTSGGTEIVCAVRAEHDTDSETLLLDRLPRTSRVEAVSAHSVLHTFYGGAESPVAKLGPLDAAAAARLRPAPPNGPGRPIRLDDGDRELVAALADDGRSTYEQLAARTG encoded by the coding sequence GTGCGCTGTGCGCCGTCCGCCGCCGTCGCCGTCGCCGTCGCGGAGGCACTCGCGCGGCGACCGGACACCTCGTGGGTGATGCTCACCTCGGGCGGTACCGAGATCGTGTGCGCAGTGCGCGCCGAACACGACACCGACAGCGAGACGTTGCTGCTCGACCGGCTCCCCCGCACATCACGGGTGGAGGCCGTGAGCGCGCACTCGGTGCTGCACACCTTCTACGGCGGCGCGGAGAGTCCGGTGGCCAAGCTCGGGCCGCTCGACGCAGCTGCCGCCGCCCGCCTGCGACCCGCACCGCCGAACGGACCGGGCAGGCCCATCCGCCTCGACGACGGCGACCGCGAACTCGTCGCCGCACTGGCCGACGACGGACGCAGCACCTACGAGCAGCTGGCCGCACGCACCGGCTGA
- a CDS encoding bifunctional adenosylcobinamide kinase/adenosylcobinamide-phosphate guanylyltransferase, which translates to MTPPVELRTLVLGGTRSGKSRHAEVLLEGLPGDAAVRYLATGRRIPGDTDWDARIAAHAARRPAHWTTEEVVGTELATALARPGPVLVDDLATWLTGVLDDAGAWAAPVVPAGVDAAVDGLVAAVAAAPGPLVLVSAETGLGVVPDTRAGRLFRDRLGELNAALARVCDDVVLVVAGRALALPPGGTAGTPAVAPAPVTEVPAEEVPEPEVPVAGAAGAEVADPAGDVAGTPAGVPGAVVPATGAAAGAVAGAAPTPDSVSESDVEIVPVAVGRPDSRSRREAVALVDGLAMPTGGLGRLGELGVWLASCQGTCPPQAPVRARVVLLAADHGIAANGVSAYPPEVSAVRATAAAAGRLPVTVAARAAGATVRVVDVGLVSGAEGAEPGWLVAHGTGRIDREDALDGERATTAWLTGRRLADAEIDAGADLLIPATLAVGVTTPAATLVAAVTGAEPVAVVGRASGIDDRAWMRKAVAIRDALRRARPHLRDPLALLRTVGGTDLIVLAGFLARAAERKVPAVLDGLAVGAAALLADELAPGAKDWWVAAQPSTEPAATLVLEHLSLVPLLDLAVRTEDGTAAVTALPLVVTAARLLAETGTARDTGVVPGDVIAAAGAGR; encoded by the coding sequence GTGACTCCTCCCGTCGAACTGCGGACACTCGTCCTCGGGGGCACGCGCTCCGGCAAGTCGCGGCACGCCGAGGTACTGCTCGAGGGGCTGCCCGGCGACGCGGCGGTCCGCTACCTGGCGACCGGTCGGCGGATCCCCGGCGACACCGACTGGGACGCCCGCATCGCCGCGCACGCCGCCCGGCGCCCCGCGCACTGGACCACCGAGGAGGTCGTCGGCACCGAGCTGGCCACCGCGCTCGCCCGGCCCGGCCCGGTGCTGGTCGACGACCTGGCGACCTGGCTGACCGGTGTCCTGGACGACGCCGGCGCCTGGGCCGCCCCGGTCGTGCCCGCCGGCGTCGACGCCGCCGTCGACGGGCTGGTCGCCGCGGTCGCCGCCGCGCCCGGGCCGCTGGTGCTGGTCTCCGCCGAGACCGGGCTGGGCGTCGTGCCGGACACCCGCGCCGGGCGGCTGTTCCGCGACCGCCTCGGCGAGCTGAACGCCGCCCTCGCGCGGGTGTGCGACGACGTCGTGCTGGTGGTGGCGGGGCGGGCGCTCGCGCTGCCCCCGGGTGGCACCGCCGGGACTCCGGCCGTCGCTCCGGCCCCGGTCACCGAGGTCCCGGCAGAAGAGGTCCCGGAGCCCGAGGTCCCCGTTGCCGGGGCCGCCGGGGCGGAGGTCGCGGATCCCGCCGGCGACGTCGCCGGCACCCCGGCCGGGGTGCCGGGTGCGGTCGTCCCCGCGACCGGAGCCGCCGCGGGCGCCGTCGCCGGGGCCGCGCCGACGCCCGACTCGGTGTCGGAGTCCGACGTCGAGATCGTCCCGGTCGCCGTCGGACGGCCGGACTCCCGCAGCCGCCGCGAGGCCGTCGCGCTGGTGGACGGGCTCGCGATGCCCACCGGTGGGCTCGGCAGGCTGGGTGAGCTGGGTGTGTGGCTGGCCTCCTGCCAGGGCACCTGCCCGCCGCAGGCCCCGGTGCGCGCCCGGGTGGTGCTGCTCGCCGCCGACCACGGCATCGCCGCGAACGGTGTCTCGGCCTACCCGCCCGAGGTGTCCGCGGTGCGGGCGACCGCCGCCGCGGCCGGACGGCTGCCGGTGACCGTCGCCGCGCGGGCCGCCGGGGCGACCGTGCGGGTCGTCGACGTCGGGCTGGTGTCCGGGGCCGAGGGTGCCGAACCGGGCTGGCTCGTCGCCCACGGCACCGGCCGGATCGACCGCGAGGACGCCCTCGACGGTGAGCGCGCCACCACCGCCTGGCTGACCGGGCGCCGGCTGGCCGACGCCGAGATCGACGCCGGGGCGGACCTGCTGATCCCGGCGACGCTCGCCGTCGGCGTGACGACCCCGGCCGCGACGCTGGTCGCGGCCGTGACCGGGGCCGAGCCGGTCGCCGTCGTGGGGCGGGCGTCGGGGATCGACGACCGCGCCTGGATGCGCAAGGCCGTCGCGATCCGCGACGCGCTGCGCCGGGCGCGTCCGCACCTGCGCGATCCGCTGGCGCTGCTGCGCACCGTGGGCGGCACGGACCTGATCGTGCTCGCCGGTTTCCTCGCCCGGGCCGCGGAGCGGAAGGTGCCCGCGGTGCTCGACGGTCTGGCGGTCGGCGCGGCAGCGCTGCTGGCCGACGAGCTGGCCCCCGGGGCGAAGGACTGGTGGGTCGCGGCGCAGCCGTCGACCGAACCGGCCGCGACGCTCGTCCTGGAGCACCTGTCGCTGGTGCCGCTGCTGGACCTGGCGGTGCGCACCGAGGACGGCACCGCCGCGGTGACGGCGCTGCCGCTGGTGGTGACCGCGGCGCGGCTGCTCGCCGAGACCGGGACGGCGCGCGACACCGGCGTCGTGCCGGGCGACGTGATCGCGGCGGCCGGCGCCGGGCGGTGA
- a CDS encoding DUF3043 domain-containing protein encodes MRFLRRSESSDQAGQTAVESPADTDAAETEDEGATRSRPRTTPGKGRATPKRRDAEGRRRGPAPPPPRTQREAAKLARATRPSKDERRAKALERRKRMDAGDDRVLLPRDRGKVRAYVRDIVDSRPHVIGLFLPLAALVLVAALIQNPMIQQYVTLFTFLMLIVMVVEGTLLGMQVLKKARAKFPDEEIKGLGTGWYAFSRATQPRRMRVPKPRVKRGDTV; translated from the coding sequence GTGAGGTTCCTGCGCCGCTCCGAGAGTTCCGACCAGGCCGGTCAGACGGCCGTCGAGTCCCCGGCGGACACGGACGCTGCGGAGACGGAGGACGAGGGCGCGACCCGCTCGCGTCCCCGCACCACCCCCGGCAAGGGCCGGGCGACGCCGAAGCGCCGTGACGCCGAAGGCAGGCGGCGCGGCCCCGCGCCGCCCCCGCCGCGCACCCAGCGGGAGGCCGCGAAGCTGGCCCGCGCCACCCGGCCGTCGAAGGACGAGCGCCGGGCGAAGGCGCTGGAGCGCCGCAAGCGGATGGACGCCGGTGACGACCGCGTGCTGCTCCCCCGTGACCGCGGCAAGGTGCGGGCCTACGTGCGTGACATCGTCGACTCGCGCCCGCACGTCATCGGGCTGTTCCTGCCGCTGGCCGCGCTCGTGCTGGTCGCGGCGCTGATCCAGAACCCGATGATCCAGCAGTACGTCACGCTGTTCACGTTCCTGATGCTGATCGTGATGGTTGTCGAGGGCACCCTGCTGGGCATGCAGGTCCTGAAGAAGGCCCGCGCGAAGTTCCCCGACGAGGAGATCAAGGGCCTCGGCACCGGGTGGTACGCGTTCTCCCGTGCCACCCAGCCGCGACGGATGCGGGTGCCCAAGCCGCGCGTCAAGCGCGGCGACACGGTCTGA
- a CDS encoding amino acid permease: protein MPRPPYRMPTVTAVVVALAATFGTGLYAALGSAAASAGTWFPLGVLLAALLALGVVASTAHLSLARPAGPELARGDLPAPALRLGAVARVTSRVAAGSAAALVFGAYVLPTQPVTIAVVAVLAVVAVNAFGVRISHGAARGLVVGTLLALTVAIAVGLSSEGPQAVLSSAMPAAATGAGIAGDGAGTPDDPAVATLQAAIEPGPLGVLAAAGFVFLAFTGLSRVAELGGGLRDPVRAIRRAPALAVMITTLLLLLLSAALLRGLGASGLASASAPLAALMDTSSSAQVGVLVRIGAAAATVAALLGALSRAAAGAARLSREGELPAFLGRGGSRGTPWVADLTLGALTLAMTLLLSATTAIVVTVVAALVHHAVVHAAVLRLPGRPVRAAVVAVAGGVGCLVVAAAMPLWPLLATVGALAAGWLLCAVTARSRARAAAEEPVRRTDPEEQAA, encoded by the coding sequence GTGCCTCGCCCCCCGTACCGGATGCCGACCGTGACCGCGGTCGTCGTCGCCCTCGCGGCGACGTTCGGTACCGGGCTGTACGCCGCGCTCGGGTCCGCTGCGGCGTCGGCGGGAACCTGGTTCCCGCTCGGGGTGCTGCTCGCCGCGCTGCTCGCGCTCGGCGTGGTCGCCTCGACCGCGCACCTGTCGCTCGCCCGCCCGGCCGGTCCGGAGCTGGCCCGCGGTGACCTGCCCGCCCCGGCGCTGCGGCTCGGGGCGGTCGCGCGGGTGACCTCGCGGGTCGCCGCCGGGTCGGCGGCGGCACTGGTGTTCGGTGCCTACGTGCTGCCGACCCAGCCGGTGACGATCGCGGTGGTGGCGGTGCTCGCCGTCGTCGCGGTGAACGCCTTCGGGGTGCGGATCTCGCACGGCGCCGCGCGCGGTCTGGTGGTGGGCACGCTGCTCGCCCTGACCGTCGCGATCGCGGTGGGCCTGAGCTCGGAGGGGCCGCAGGCGGTGCTGTCCTCGGCGATGCCCGCCGCGGCGACCGGGGCGGGCATCGCCGGCGACGGCGCCGGGACGCCCGACGACCCGGCCGTCGCCACGCTGCAGGCCGCGATCGAACCGGGCCCGCTCGGGGTGCTCGCGGCCGCCGGGTTCGTCTTCCTCGCCTTCACCGGCCTGTCGCGCGTCGCCGAGCTCGGTGGCGGCCTGCGTGACCCGGTGCGGGCGATCCGCCGGGCCCCCGCGCTCGCGGTCATGATCACGACGCTGCTGCTGCTCCTGCTGTCGGCGGCGCTGCTGCGCGGGCTCGGCGCGTCCGGGCTGGCGTCGGCGTCGGCTCCGCTGGCCGCACTGATGGACACCAGCAGCAGCGCCCAGGTCGGGGTGCTGGTGCGGATCGGGGCCGCCGCCGCCACGGTCGCCGCGCTGCTCGGTGCGCTCTCGCGTGCCGCGGCCGGGGCCGCCCGGCTGTCCCGCGAGGGGGAGCTGCCCGCGTTCCTGGGGCGGGGCGGGTCGCGTGGCACGCCGTGGGTGGCCGACCTGACGCTGGGGGCGCTGACCCTGGCGATGACCCTGCTGCTGTCCGCGACGACCGCGATCGTGGTCACCGTGGTCGCGGCCCTGGTCCACCACGCGGTGGTGCACGCCGCGGTGCTCCGGCTGCCGGGGCGCCCGGTGCGGGCGGCGGTCGTCGCCGTCGCCGGTGGGGTGGGGTGCCTGGTCGTCGCCGCGGCGATGCCGCTGTGGCCGCTGCTCGCGACGGTCGGGGCGCTCGCCGCCGGCTGGCTGCTCTGCGCGGTCACCGCGCGCTCCCGTGCCCGTGCCGCGGCCGAGGAACCCGTGCGCCGCACCGATCCCGAGGAGCAGGCGGCCTGA
- a CDS encoding FAD-dependent monooxygenase produces MELLETGYAYRITDAARQAARYRHGRVFLAGDAAHVHLPLGARSMNTGIQDAMNLGWKLGAAVHGWAGPGLLDTYHEERHPVGAAVLRNVAAQSLLMDWAGTGSPASRRPGTSSSSWQRCRRCVGG; encoded by the coding sequence GTGGAGCTGCTGGAGACCGGCTACGCCTACCGGATCACCGACGCCGCCCGCCAGGCGGCCCGCTACCGGCACGGACGGGTGTTCCTGGCCGGCGACGCCGCCCACGTCCACCTGCCCCTCGGCGCCCGGAGCATGAACACCGGCATCCAGGACGCGATGAACCTCGGGTGGAAGCTCGGCGCCGCCGTGCACGGCTGGGCCGGGCCCGGATTGCTCGACACCTACCACGAGGAGCGCCACCCGGTCGGCGCCGCGGTCCTGCGCAACGTCGCGGCCCAGAGCCTGCTGATGGACTGGGCCGGCACCGGATCCCCGGCGTCACGGCGGCCCGGGACCTCGTCGTCGAGCTGGCAGCGCTGCCGGAGGTGCGTCGGAGGCTGA
- a CDS encoding VOC family protein: MLDHLVLATPDVDDTAADLAGRHLHTIEGGPHVGVGTRNRLAGIGPGRYLEVVGPDPAQDEPGAPRPFRIDTLTAPALVTWAVRVEDLDAALAAARAAGHDPGPAREMSRRRPDGTLLAWRLAFPPDDAGGVLPFLIDWGTTRHPAADLPVPASLRTLRLTHPELERVTALLDALGAGGEAEVVAGETPSLQAVLDLPGGPLVL, from the coding sequence GTGCTCGATCATCTGGTCCTGGCCACCCCCGACGTCGACGACACCGCCGCTGACCTGGCCGGACGTCATCTCCACACGATCGAGGGCGGGCCGCACGTCGGTGTCGGCACCCGCAACCGGCTGGCCGGGATCGGGCCGGGCCGCTACCTGGAGGTCGTCGGCCCCGACCCCGCCCAGGACGAGCCGGGCGCACCGCGCCCGTTCCGGATCGACACCCTGACCGCGCCCGCCCTGGTGACCTGGGCGGTGCGCGTCGAGGACCTCGACGCCGCGCTCGCCGCGGCCCGCGCCGCCGGGCACGACCCGGGACCGGCCCGGGAGATGTCCCGCAGACGCCCGGACGGCACGCTCCTGGCGTGGCGGCTCGCGTTCCCGCCCGACGACGCGGGCGGGGTGCTGCCGTTCCTCATCGACTGGGGCACCACCCGGCACCCGGCCGCCGACCTCCCGGTCCCGGCGAGCCTGCGGACGCTGCGCCTGACCCATCCCGAACTGGAGCGGGTGACAGCGCTGCTCGACGCGCTCGGCGCGGGCGGGGAGGCCGAGGTCGTCGCGGGGGAGACGCCGTCGCTGCAGGCCGTCCTGGACCTGCCCGGCGGGCCGCTCGTGCTCTGA